From Piliocolobus tephrosceles isolate RC106 chromosome 16, ASM277652v3, whole genome shotgun sequence, the proteins below share one genomic window:
- the RAMP2 gene encoding receptor activity-modifying protein 2, translating to MAWLRVERAGGPWLPRTRAGRPAALRLLLLLGAVLKPHEALAQPLPTTGTTGSEEGTVKNYETAVQCCWNHYKDQMDSIEKDWCDWAMISRPYSTLRDCLEHFAELFDLGFPNPLAERIIFETHQIHFANCSLVQPTFSDPPEDVLLAMIIAPICLIPFLITLVVWRSKDSEAQA from the exons ATGGCCTGGCTCCGGGTGGAGCGCGCCGGCGGCCCGTGGCTCCCTAGGACCCGCGCCGGGCGGCCGGCAGCGCTCCGCCTCCTCCTCCTACTGGGCG CTGTCCTGAAGCCCCATGAGGCCCTGGCTCAGCCTCTTCCCACCACAGGCACAACGGGGTCAGAAG AGGGGACGGTGAAGAACTATGAGACAGCTGTCCAATGTTGCTGGAATCATTATAAGGATCAAATGGATTCTATCGAAAAGGATTGGTGCGACTGGGCCATGATTAGCAG GCCTTATAGCACCCTGCGAGATTGCCTGGAGCACTTTGCGGAGTTGTTTGACCTGGGCTTCCCCAATCCCTTGGCAGAGAGGATCATCTTTGAGACTCACCAGATCCACTTTGCCAACTGCTCCCTGGTGCAACCCACCTTCTCCGACCCCCCAGAGGATGTACTCCTGGCCATGATCATAGCCCCCATCTGCCTCATCCCCTTCCTTATCACTCTTGTAGTATGGAGGAGTAAAGACAGTGAGGCCCAGGCCTAG